A genomic segment from Amycolatopsis camponoti encodes:
- a CDS encoding phosphocholine-specific phospholipase C produces MADPHELTRRSFLGGVAAAGALGALPPGMAEALAEPRVSGSLSDVEHVVVLMQENRSFDHYYGTMKGVRGYGDRSAIVLPNGQDVFHQPDSGRGDGKYLLPFRVDTTKVDGQDLGDLGHGWADQHQAIAGGANNAWVAAKGEMTMGYFTDGDIPFHRALADAFTVCDHYFCSVQGPTTPNRLYLFTGTIDADAHGGGPANYNPADYKPVFSWTTYPERLQRNGVSWKVYANKEVGDAGGSFVGDYGDNPLWLFKAYHQDYNSDLSKRASVFKTWGPDSGQGKDVDHVLAEFKADCASGSLPRVSWVVAPYGYCEHPEARPVDGAAYTQTVLNALWANPKLWESTVVLINYDENDGFFDHVAPPIAPPGTAGEYVGGKPIGLGARVPMTVISPWSRGGWVSSEVTDHTSVIRFLERWTGVAEPNISAWRRALCGDLMTCFDFGTPDTRIPLLPDTAALRKQADDTQKKLPKPAPPATGKQQVPVQEAGTRPARALPYRPLVTTSLSADHQILTTTFANQGTAVVQLMAYRNDGQTDGPWPYDVAPGAQVSDTWRIQLYGGGKYGVAVHGPNRFRWVLAGDANSAGAGVDVLGGYTTENKLRLTMRNSGTSAVKLTITANHYRTDGPWTYSLAGGQTLTDDWNPVAYGSGWYDLSATLDADPKFLRRFSGHLETGAPSITG; encoded by the coding sequence ATGGCCGACCCGCACGAGCTCACCCGCCGCAGCTTCCTCGGCGGGGTCGCCGCCGCCGGCGCCCTCGGCGCCCTGCCGCCCGGCATGGCCGAGGCGCTCGCCGAGCCCCGCGTCTCCGGCAGCCTGTCCGACGTCGAGCACGTCGTCGTCCTCATGCAGGAAAACCGCTCGTTCGACCACTACTACGGCACGATGAAGGGCGTCCGCGGGTACGGCGACCGGTCGGCGATCGTGCTGCCGAACGGCCAGGACGTCTTCCACCAGCCCGATTCCGGCCGCGGTGATGGCAAGTACCTGCTGCCGTTCCGGGTGGACACGACCAAAGTGGACGGTCAGGACCTCGGCGACCTCGGGCACGGCTGGGCCGACCAGCACCAGGCGATCGCCGGCGGCGCCAACAACGCGTGGGTCGCCGCCAAGGGCGAGATGACCATGGGGTACTTCACCGACGGCGACATCCCGTTCCACCGGGCGCTCGCGGACGCGTTCACGGTGTGCGACCACTACTTCTGCTCGGTGCAGGGCCCGACCACGCCCAACCGGCTCTACCTGTTCACCGGCACCATCGACGCCGACGCCCACGGCGGCGGCCCGGCGAACTACAACCCCGCCGACTACAAGCCGGTCTTCAGCTGGACGACCTACCCGGAACGCCTGCAACGGAACGGGGTTTCGTGGAAGGTGTACGCCAACAAGGAGGTCGGCGACGCGGGCGGCTCCTTCGTCGGCGACTACGGCGACAACCCGCTGTGGCTCTTCAAGGCCTACCACCAGGACTACAACTCCGACTTGTCCAAACGGGCCAGTGTGTTCAAGACCTGGGGCCCGGATTCGGGACAGGGCAAGGACGTCGACCACGTCCTCGCGGAGTTCAAAGCCGACTGCGCGAGCGGCTCGCTCCCCCGCGTGTCGTGGGTCGTGGCACCCTACGGCTACTGCGAGCACCCCGAAGCCCGCCCGGTCGACGGCGCCGCGTACACCCAGACCGTGCTGAACGCCTTGTGGGCCAACCCGAAACTCTGGGAGTCCACGGTCGTCCTCATCAACTACGACGAGAACGACGGCTTCTTCGACCACGTCGCCCCGCCGATCGCGCCGCCGGGAACCGCGGGCGAGTACGTCGGCGGCAAGCCGATCGGACTCGGCGCGAGGGTGCCGATGACGGTGATCTCGCCGTGGAGCCGCGGCGGGTGGGTCAGCTCCGAGGTCACCGACCACACCTCGGTGATCCGGTTCCTCGAACGCTGGACCGGCGTCGCCGAGCCGAACATCAGCGCCTGGCGCCGCGCGCTGTGCGGCGACCTGATGACGTGCTTCGACTTCGGTACGCCGGACACCCGGATCCCGCTGCTGCCCGACACCGCGGCGCTGCGCAAGCAGGCCGACGACACCCAGAAGAAGCTGCCCAAGCCGGCCCCGCCCGCGACCGGGAAGCAGCAGGTCCCGGTGCAGGAGGCGGGGACCCGCCCGGCCCGCGCGCTCCCCTACCGGCCGCTGGTGACGACGTCGCTGAGCGCGGACCACCAGATCCTCACCACGACGTTCGCCAACCAGGGCACCGCGGTCGTGCAGCTGATGGCGTACCGCAACGACGGCCAGACCGACGGCCCGTGGCCCTACGACGTCGCGCCGGGGGCGCAGGTCAGCGACACCTGGCGGATCCAGCTCTACGGCGGCGGCAAGTACGGCGTCGCGGTCCACGGGCCCAACCGGTTCCGCTGGGTCCTGGCCGGAGACGCGAACAGCGCGGGCGCGGGTGTCGACGTCCTCGGCGGCTACACGACCGAGAACAAGCTGCGGCTGACCATGCGCAACAGCGGAACGTCGGCGGTCAAGCTCACCATCACGGCCAACCACTACCGCACGGACGGCCCGTGGACGTACTCGCTGGCGGGCGGGCAGACCCTGACGGACGACTGGAACCCGGTCGCCTACGGGTCCGGCTGGTACGACCTGTCAGCGACGCTCGACGCCGACCCGAAGTTCCTCCGCCGGTTCAGCGGGCACCTCGAGACCGGCGCGCCGAGCATCACCGGCTGA
- a CDS encoding sugar ABC transporter ATP-binding protein has product MVRMSGIRKEFPGVLALDDVAFRMFPGEVHALMGENGAGKSTLIKVLTGVYGVDAGTIELNGEQVAFSGPGEAQRAGVSTVYQEVNLCPNLSVAENVCLGREPRRFGRIQWGPMRRRAEELLARLDVHVDVSAELSTCSIAVQQLVAIARALDVDARVLVLDEPTSSLDTGEVEQLLKVVRSLREQGLAILFVSHFIDQVFAVADRMTVLRNGKLIGEYRTADITPVDLVTKMIGKELRVLETLEESGPTRAEVAGAPVLLSAEDLGRKGGVEPFSLDIHAGEVVGLAGLLGSGRTELARLLFGADHADSGSVKIDGSAASLRTPRAGLDHRIAFLSENRKSEGLVEELTVRENIVLALQASRGWARPLSRRRQDEIAQKYIKTLDIRPADPEALVGNLSGGNQQKVLLARWLITEPRLLILDEPTRGIDIGAKTEIQRLVTQLSADGMAVVYISAELEEVLRLSHRVVVLRDRKVVAQRENQGLTADDVMATMAEGVQA; this is encoded by the coding sequence ATGGTGCGGATGAGCGGTATCCGCAAGGAGTTCCCCGGCGTCCTCGCGTTGGACGACGTCGCCTTCCGGATGTTCCCCGGCGAGGTCCACGCCCTGATGGGCGAGAACGGCGCCGGGAAGTCCACCCTCATCAAGGTGCTGACCGGCGTGTACGGGGTGGACGCGGGCACGATCGAGCTGAACGGCGAGCAGGTCGCCTTCAGCGGGCCCGGCGAGGCCCAGCGGGCCGGCGTCAGCACGGTCTACCAGGAGGTCAACCTCTGCCCGAACCTGTCCGTGGCGGAGAACGTCTGCCTCGGGCGCGAACCCCGTCGCTTCGGCCGCATCCAGTGGGGCCCGATGCGGCGGCGGGCCGAGGAGCTCCTCGCCCGGCTGGACGTCCACGTGGACGTCTCGGCCGAGCTGAGCACCTGCTCGATCGCCGTCCAGCAGCTGGTCGCGATCGCCCGCGCCCTCGACGTCGACGCGCGGGTGCTGGTGCTCGACGAGCCGACGTCCAGTTTGGACACGGGTGAGGTCGAGCAGCTGCTGAAGGTCGTGCGGTCCCTGCGCGAGCAGGGCCTGGCGATCCTGTTCGTCTCCCACTTCATCGACCAGGTCTTCGCCGTCGCCGACCGGATGACCGTGCTGCGCAACGGAAAGCTGATCGGCGAGTACCGCACGGCGGACATCACGCCCGTCGACCTGGTCACCAAGATGATCGGCAAGGAGCTGCGGGTCCTCGAAACGCTCGAGGAGTCCGGCCCCACCCGGGCCGAGGTCGCCGGCGCGCCGGTGCTCCTGTCCGCCGAGGACCTCGGCCGCAAGGGCGGCGTCGAGCCGTTCAGCCTCGACATCCACGCCGGCGAGGTCGTCGGGCTGGCCGGGCTCCTGGGTTCGGGGCGCACCGAACTGGCCCGGCTGCTCTTCGGCGCCGACCACGCCGACAGCGGGTCCGTGAAGATCGACGGCAGCGCCGCTTCCCTGCGGACCCCGCGCGCCGGGCTCGACCACCGGATCGCGTTCCTCTCGGAGAACCGCAAGTCCGAGGGGCTCGTCGAGGAGCTGACCGTCCGGGAGAACATCGTCCTCGCGCTGCAGGCGTCGCGGGGCTGGGCGCGGCCGCTGTCGCGCCGGCGCCAGGACGAGATCGCGCAGAAGTACATCAAGACGCTCGACATCCGCCCGGCCGATCCGGAAGCGCTGGTCGGCAACCTCTCCGGCGGCAACCAGCAGAAGGTCCTGCTGGCCCGCTGGCTCATCACCGAGCCGCGGCTGCTCATCCTCGACGAGCCGACCCGCGGCATCGACATCGGCGCCAAGACCGAGATCCAGCGGCTGGTCACCCAGCTTTCGGCCGACGGGATGGCCGTCGTGTACATCTCCGCCGAGCTGGAGGAGGTGCTCCGGCTGAGCCACCGCGTCGTGGTGCTGCGCGACCGGAAAGTGGTGGCGCAACGGGAAAACCAGGGGCTCACCGCGGACGACGTCATGGCCACGATGGCCGAGGGGGTGCAGGCATGA
- the yjfF gene encoding galactofuranose ABC transporter, permease protein YjfF: MTTLDRIRGYRPRQRHLPILATMALLIGAYIFGASSYDAFGSGQVVLDLFINNAFLLVVAVGMTFVILTGGIDLSVGSVVALSTVISGDLMQKHGWSAYAAIAVVLVVGALLGAGMGALIHFFEIQPFIATLIGMFFARGLCYTISTEAYSIDNATIATLAQTQIPLGGELHISISVVAALVVVAIAVYVLAFTRFGRTVYSIGGNAQSAMLMGLKTGRTKIAVYTISGFCSALGGLLLVLYKSSGDPLNGVGLELTAIAAVVIGGTILTGGSGYVLGTVLGIMVLGIIQTLITFDGTLNSWWTSIITGALLFVFIVLQRLVTRGSHR; the protein is encoded by the coding sequence ATGACCACCCTGGACCGCATCCGCGGGTACCGGCCGCGGCAACGGCACCTGCCGATCCTCGCGACGATGGCGTTGCTCATCGGGGCGTACATCTTCGGCGCGTCGAGCTACGACGCGTTCGGGTCCGGGCAGGTTGTGCTCGACCTGTTCATCAACAACGCCTTCCTGCTCGTGGTCGCCGTCGGGATGACTTTCGTGATCCTCACCGGCGGCATCGACCTGTCCGTCGGGTCGGTCGTCGCACTGTCCACGGTGATCTCCGGCGACCTGATGCAGAAGCACGGCTGGTCCGCCTACGCCGCGATCGCGGTGGTGCTGGTGGTCGGCGCGCTGCTCGGCGCCGGGATGGGCGCGCTCATCCACTTCTTCGAGATCCAGCCGTTCATCGCGACGCTGATCGGGATGTTCTTCGCGCGCGGGCTCTGCTACACGATCAGCACCGAGGCGTACTCGATCGACAACGCGACGATCGCCACCCTGGCCCAGACGCAGATCCCGCTCGGCGGCGAGCTGCACATCTCGATCAGCGTGGTGGCCGCCCTGGTCGTCGTCGCGATCGCGGTGTACGTGCTGGCCTTCACGCGGTTCGGGCGCACGGTCTACTCGATCGGCGGCAACGCGCAGTCGGCGATGCTGATGGGCCTCAAGACCGGCCGCACGAAGATCGCGGTGTACACGATCAGCGGGTTCTGCTCGGCCCTCGGCGGGCTGCTTCTGGTGCTGTACAAGTCTTCGGGCGACCCGCTCAACGGCGTCGGCCTCGAGCTGACCGCGATCGCCGCGGTGGTCATCGGCGGCACCATCCTCACCGGTGGCTCCGGCTACGTGCTGGGCACGGTGCTCGGGATCATGGTGCTGGGCATCATCCAGACGCTGATCACCTTCGACGGCACCCTCAACTCCTGGTGGACCTCGATCATCACCGGGGCGCTGCTCTTCGTCTTCATCGTCCTGCAGCGCCTCGTGACCCGGGGGAGCCACCGATGA
- a CDS encoding ABC transporter substrate-binding protein: MITVDRGVNVLKKRWAAAAAAAAGLVLLTACGSGGSSGSSGGAITLGFAQVGAESGWRTANTKSIQDSAKTAGIELKFSDAQQKQENQISAIRSYIQQKVKVIAFSPVVESGWDTVLKEAKTANIPVILTDRAIDSPDKTLYKTFLGSDFIAEGKKAGEWLTKEYGSATGQVNIVELQGTTGSAPANDRKKGFADVIAADPKYKIVASQTGEFTRAKGKEVMEAFLKSQPKIDVLYAHNDDMALGAIEAIEAAGKVPGKDIKIVSVDGVKDALTALADGKINHVVECNPLLGPQLMDLVKKVAAGESVPERIETQETEFDQASAKAALPQRQY, from the coding sequence ATGATCACCGTCGATCGAGGAGTGAACGTGCTGAAGAAGCGATGGGCCGCCGCGGCGGCCGCGGCAGCGGGACTCGTGCTGCTCACCGCCTGCGGGAGTGGTGGTTCCTCCGGCAGCTCCGGCGGGGCGATCACACTCGGGTTCGCCCAGGTGGGCGCCGAGAGCGGGTGGCGGACGGCCAACACCAAGTCGATCCAGGACTCGGCGAAGACCGCCGGCATCGAGCTGAAGTTCTCCGACGCGCAGCAGAAGCAGGAGAACCAGATCTCCGCGATCCGCTCCTACATCCAGCAGAAGGTCAAGGTCATCGCCTTCTCGCCGGTGGTGGAGTCCGGCTGGGACACTGTCCTCAAGGAGGCGAAGACGGCCAACATCCCGGTCATCCTCACCGACCGGGCGATCGACTCGCCGGACAAGACGCTCTACAAGACCTTCCTCGGCTCGGACTTCATCGCCGAGGGCAAGAAGGCGGGGGAGTGGCTGACCAAGGAGTACGGCAGCGCCACCGGCCAGGTCAACATCGTCGAGCTGCAGGGCACCACCGGCTCGGCGCCGGCGAACGACCGCAAGAAGGGCTTCGCGGACGTCATCGCGGCGGACCCGAAGTACAAGATCGTCGCCTCGCAGACCGGTGAGTTCACCCGCGCCAAGGGCAAGGAGGTCATGGAGGCCTTCCTGAAGTCCCAGCCCAAGATCGACGTCCTCTACGCGCACAACGACGACATGGCGCTCGGCGCCATCGAGGCGATCGAAGCCGCGGGCAAGGTCCCGGGCAAGGACATCAAGATCGTCTCGGTCGACGGCGTGAAGGACGCGCTGACCGCGCTGGCCGACGGCAAGATCAACCACGTCGTCGAGTGCAACCCGCTGCTCGGCCCGCAGCTGATGGACCTGGTGAAGAAGGTCGCCGCCGGCGAGTCGGTGCCCGAGCGCATCGAGACGCAGGAGACCGAGTTCGACCAGGCGTCGGCGAAGGCCGCCCTGCCGCAGCGCCAGTACTGA
- a CDS encoding endonuclease/exonuclease/phosphatase family protein: MTATLEPEKTVPDRGTWRRGRVIAVFSALTALLLLAHSLVPNWVGNAGSLLETFLPWTGLLVLPLLVAALLRRSALALVSLLLPALVWGGSFGGRLFDRTEAGGDLTIVSHNVNDENPDPAGTARALAASGAQVIALEELKKSEIPKYEDALAGRYPHHSVQGTVGVWSTFPLRDTRPVAIMPWTRALRTTVDTPKGPVAVFVAHLPSVRVRLDSGFTANGRDEAIGLLADAVAGEPSPRTVLVGDFNGTADDRALAPITARMQSAQDEAGDGFGFSWPAGLPMARIDQVFVTGVRPVASWTLPATGSDHLPVAASLAL, encoded by the coding sequence ATGACCGCGACCCTCGAACCGGAGAAGACCGTGCCGGACCGCGGGACCTGGCGTCGCGGCCGGGTGATCGCGGTGTTCTCCGCGCTGACGGCGCTGCTGCTGCTCGCGCACTCGCTGGTGCCCAACTGGGTGGGCAACGCCGGCAGCCTGCTGGAGACCTTCCTGCCCTGGACGGGACTGCTCGTGCTGCCGCTGCTCGTGGCCGCGCTGCTCCGGCGGTCGGCGCTGGCACTCGTGTCGCTGCTGCTGCCGGCGCTGGTCTGGGGCGGCTCGTTCGGCGGCAGGCTGTTCGACCGGACGGAAGCCGGCGGGGACCTGACGATCGTCTCGCACAACGTCAACGACGAGAACCCGGACCCGGCCGGCACCGCGCGCGCACTGGCGGCCTCGGGGGCGCAGGTGATCGCGTTGGAGGAGCTGAAGAAGTCCGAGATCCCGAAGTACGAGGACGCGCTCGCGGGCCGCTATCCGCACCACTCGGTGCAGGGGACGGTCGGCGTCTGGAGCACGTTCCCCCTCCGCGACACCCGGCCGGTGGCGATCATGCCGTGGACGCGCGCGCTGCGGACCACTGTGGACACTCCGAAGGGTCCGGTGGCGGTCTTCGTCGCGCACCTGCCGTCGGTGCGGGTCCGGCTCGACTCGGGCTTCACGGCGAACGGGCGCGACGAGGCGATCGGCCTGCTCGCCGACGCGGTGGCGGGGGAGCCGTCGCCGCGCACGGTCCTGGTCGGCGACTTCAACGGCACGGCCGACGACCGGGCGCTGGCGCCCATCACCGCGCGGATGCAGTCCGCGCAGGACGAAGCCGGGGACGGCTTCGGGTTCAGCTGGCCGGCCGGGCTGCCGATGGCGCGGATCGACCAGGTCTTCGTGACGGGCGTTCGGCCGGTGGCGTCGTGGACGTTGCCCGCGACCGGCAGCGACCACCTCCCGGTCGCGGCGTCGCTGGCCCTGTGA
- a CDS encoding D-alanyl-D-alanine carboxypeptidase family protein, whose product MARTRIPPVVGGLAAAAAVALAAACWVLFPPSVDGRASAARPVVDLALPWPDGGQASAEVQGLGSLGSRGDQRPVPIASVTKVMTAYVVLKGHPLAPGEAGPMITVDEQADAESTSREESTVTLRAGRQVSERDLLALMLVPSGNNAARLLARWDAGSQEDFVAKMNREAAALGMADTTYTGASGVEDSTTSTATDQLRLAREVMRNAVIREIVATTSLRVDGVPGVVNTNTLLGRDGVIGLKTGSSTAAGGALMWAAKGPGGKLILGVVLHQNPGGSPAQGLSAALENSRTLIAAIQPELPAATR is encoded by the coding sequence ATGGCCAGAACCCGCATCCCACCCGTCGTCGGCGGCTTGGCCGCCGCTGCGGCGGTGGCGCTCGCCGCGGCCTGCTGGGTCCTCTTCCCGCCCTCGGTCGACGGCCGCGCGAGCGCCGCCCGGCCCGTCGTCGACCTCGCACTGCCGTGGCCGGACGGTGGGCAGGCCAGTGCCGAGGTCCAGGGGCTGGGCTCGCTGGGCAGCCGCGGGGACCAGCGGCCGGTGCCGATCGCCAGCGTCACCAAGGTCATGACCGCGTACGTCGTGCTCAAGGGTCACCCGCTCGCCCCGGGGGAAGCGGGCCCGATGATCACCGTCGACGAGCAGGCGGACGCCGAGTCGACCTCCCGCGAAGAGTCGACCGTGACCTTGCGGGCCGGGCGGCAGGTCAGTGAGCGCGACCTGCTGGCGCTGATGCTCGTCCCGTCCGGCAACAACGCCGCCCGGCTGCTCGCCCGCTGGGACGCCGGCAGCCAAGAGGACTTCGTCGCGAAGATGAACCGCGAGGCCGCGGCGCTCGGCATGGCCGACACGACCTACACCGGCGCCAGCGGGGTCGAGGACTCGACCACGAGCACCGCCACCGACCAGCTGCGCCTGGCCCGCGAAGTGATGCGCAACGCCGTGATCCGCGAGATCGTCGCCACGACGAGCCTGCGCGTCGACGGCGTGCCCGGTGTCGTCAACACGAACACCCTCCTCGGCCGGGACGGCGTGATCGGGCTGAAGACCGGTTCGTCGACCGCCGCCGGCGGGGCGCTGATGTGGGCGGCGAAGGGACCGGGCGGCAAGCTCATCCTCGGCGTCGTCCTGCACCAGAACCCGGGCGGGAGCCCGGCGCAGGGACTGAGCGCCGCGCTCGAGAACAGCCGGACGCTGATCGCTGCCATCCAGCCCGAACTGCCGGCGGCCACGCGATGA
- a CDS encoding ABC transporter permease, with product MTGLTKKRLFWPVVALLALLLGDLIASPSFFSIELRDGHLYGNLVDILKNGAPLILIAIGMTLVIATRGIDLSVGAVVAISGSLACLWIADHPDGIGATLVAVGLALGLSLVLGVWNGWLVAQLGIQPIIATLILMVAGRGIAQLISGGQIITINSAPYEWIGSGFVLTLPSAILIALAVFVLASLLVRRSALGLLVEAVGGNPEASRLAGLRSARLTWLVYVFCALCAGIAGLMISANVHSADANHAGLFIELDAILAVVVGGTQLTGGRFSVGGAVIGALLIQTLTTTVYALGIPPEAIMLFKAVVVLAVCLLQSPAFRRKLRRRRTPPAGQPAPTSAPEKVEVTA from the coding sequence ATGACCGGCTTGACGAAGAAGCGGCTCTTCTGGCCCGTGGTGGCGTTGCTGGCGCTGCTGCTGGGCGACCTCATCGCGAGCCCATCGTTCTTCTCGATCGAACTGCGCGACGGTCACCTCTACGGGAACCTCGTCGACATCCTGAAGAACGGCGCCCCGCTGATCCTCATCGCGATCGGCATGACGCTGGTGATCGCCACCCGCGGCATCGACCTCTCGGTCGGCGCGGTCGTCGCGATCAGCGGCTCGCTCGCCTGCCTGTGGATCGCCGACCACCCCGACGGCATCGGCGCGACGCTCGTCGCGGTCGGGCTGGCGCTGGGCCTGTCGCTGGTGCTCGGGGTGTGGAACGGCTGGCTCGTCGCTCAGCTGGGCATCCAGCCGATCATCGCGACGCTCATCCTCATGGTCGCCGGGCGGGGGATCGCGCAGCTGATCTCCGGCGGCCAGATCATCACGATCAATTCCGCTCCGTACGAATGGATCGGCAGCGGGTTCGTGCTGACCCTGCCGAGCGCGATCCTCATCGCCCTGGCCGTGTTCGTGCTCGCGTCGCTGCTGGTCCGCCGCTCGGCCCTCGGGCTGCTGGTCGAGGCCGTCGGCGGCAACCCCGAGGCCAGCCGGCTGGCCGGGCTCCGGTCGGCGCGGCTGACCTGGCTCGTCTACGTCTTCTGCGCGCTGTGCGCGGGTATCGCCGGGCTGATGATCAGCGCGAACGTGCACAGCGCGGACGCCAACCACGCCGGGCTGTTCATCGAGCTGGACGCGATCCTCGCGGTCGTCGTCGGCGGCACGCAGCTGACCGGCGGCCGGTTCTCGGTGGGCGGCGCGGTGATCGGCGCGCTGCTCATCCAGACGCTGACCACCACCGTCTACGCCCTCGGCATCCCGCCCGAGGCGATCATGCTGTTCAAGGCCGTGGTCGTGCTGGCGGTGTGCCTGCTGCAGTCGCCCGCGTTCCGCCGCAAGCTCCGGCGCCGCCGGACACCCCCGGCCGGGCAGCCGGCCCCCACGTCCGCTCCCGAGAAGGTCGAGGTCACGGCATGA
- a CDS encoding LacI family DNA-binding transcriptional regulator: protein MAERPRSGGPVRVTAAGTRQPSLTDVAGVAGVSHMTVSRVINGTGPVRPETRARVLAAIEELGYRPNSAARALVTGRTGTLGVVALESNLYGPASTLYGIENAAREAGYAITISSVSRPGRSSIADAVENLRRQAVEGIIVIAPHVTAGRALEAAPADFPVVAVGGGETAPVPVISVDQRDGARRATEHLLALGHRTVWHVAGPEDWLEARDRELGWRETLERHGVDVPQVIRGDWSSRSGYEAGRSLAKEGALDAVFAGNDQMALGLLRAFAEAGVSVPRDVRVAGFDDVPEAAYFTPPLTTVRQDFIEVGRRTFGLLTQRMDGGDRHARALVVPELIVRESTGPR from the coding sequence GTGGCTGAACGACCCCGCTCCGGCGGCCCCGTCAGGGTGACTGCCGCCGGTACGCGGCAGCCCAGCCTGACCGACGTCGCGGGCGTGGCGGGCGTGTCCCACATGACTGTCTCCCGGGTCATCAACGGGACCGGTCCGGTGCGCCCCGAAACCCGCGCCCGGGTGCTCGCCGCCATCGAAGAACTGGGCTACCGCCCGAACTCCGCGGCCCGCGCGCTCGTCACCGGACGCACCGGCACGCTCGGCGTCGTCGCGCTCGAGTCCAATCTCTACGGTCCGGCCAGCACGCTCTACGGCATCGAGAACGCCGCCCGCGAAGCCGGGTACGCGATCACGATCTCCAGTGTCAGCCGGCCGGGCCGGTCGTCGATCGCCGACGCGGTGGAGAACCTCCGCCGCCAGGCGGTCGAAGGCATCATCGTCATCGCCCCGCACGTCACCGCGGGCCGCGCCCTGGAAGCCGCGCCCGCGGACTTCCCGGTCGTCGCCGTCGGGGGCGGGGAGACCGCGCCGGTCCCGGTGATCTCCGTCGACCAGCGCGACGGCGCCCGCCGGGCCACCGAGCACCTGCTCGCCCTCGGGCACCGCACCGTCTGGCACGTCGCCGGCCCCGAGGACTGGCTCGAGGCGCGTGACCGCGAGCTCGGCTGGCGGGAGACGCTGGAACGCCACGGCGTGGACGTGCCGCAGGTGATCCGGGGTGACTGGAGCTCGCGCTCCGGCTACGAGGCGGGGCGATCCCTCGCCAAGGAAGGTGCCCTCGACGCCGTCTTCGCCGGCAACGACCAGATGGCGCTCGGCCTGCTCCGCGCGTTCGCCGAGGCCGGCGTCTCGGTACCGCGGGACGTGCGCGTCGCGGGCTTCGACGACGTGCCCGAGGCGGCGTACTTCACGCCGCCGCTGACCACGGTGCGCCAGGACTTCATCGAAGTCGGCCGGCGCACGTTCGGCCTGCTCACCCAGCGGATGGACGGGGGCGACAGGCACGCGCGCGCCCTGGTCGTGCCCGAGTTGATCGTCCGCGAAAGCACCGGGCCGCGTTAG